The genome window ATGTTCGCGAGCAGCGCCTGTGCTGTGCAGATGTTGCTGGTCGCCTTTTCACGTCGAATGTGCTGTTCGCGCGTCTGGAGCGTCAGGCGCAGGGCCGGCCGCCCGCGGGAGTCCTTCGACACACCAACAAGACGCCCCGGCAGCATGCGTTTGAAAGCATCCTTCGTTGAAAGGAACGCTGCGTGGGGCCCGCCATATCCGAGCGGAACGCCGAAACGTTGAGCGTTGCCCACGGCGATGTCCGCCCCGAACTCGCCTGGCGGCGTGATCAATGTCAGCGCCAGGAGATCTGCGGCAACCGTCAGCATTGCGCCCGCTGCGTGTGCCTTCTCCGCGAACGCGCTGAAATCATGGATGACACCGAACGTGTCAGGATATTGCACCAGCGCGCCAAACACCTGGTCATGGAAAACAAATTGGTCATGACTGCCCACGATCACTTCGATGCCTAGCGCTCGCGCGCGTGTTTGAACCACTTCGATGTTTTGCGGATGACACGCGTCCGACACGAAGAATGTATTCCGCCCATCCTTCAGCGCCTGGGAGAGGGTCATCGCTTCAGCGCATGCGGTGGCTTCGTCGAGCAGCGAGGCGTTGGCGATATGCATGCCCGTCAGTTCCGCGACCATGGTTTGGAAGTTCAGCAACGATTCCAGGCGGCCCTGCGAGATTTCTGCCTGGTACGGGGTGTACTGCGTGTACCAGCCCGGATTTTCCAGCACGTTGCGCTGTATGACGGGCGGCGTGATACAATCATGGAAGCCCATCCCGATGAAGGAACGAAATACCTGGTTCTGCGCGGCAATGCTTTTCAGATCGGCGAGCGCGGCATGCTCGGTTCGCGGGCGCGGCAGATTCAACCGCTGTGTGAGACGGATCTGCCTGGGCACAGCGGCGTCGACAAGTTGATCAAGATCGTTGTAGCCCAACAGGTTGAGCATTTCGCGGGTGTCCTCCGCAGAGGGGCCGATATGGCGTCGAACAAAACTGTCCGGATGCGCCAGGGAATCGGAAAAAGCCGAACTTTCTGAATCTGACATCCGGGGAAGTTAAAAGCGATGTTCGTCAAATCAAGTGCATATGCGCACAGCCGCGGGCAGAGCCTCCGTTTCGATGGAATCTTTGAAACAAATTTCCAGCTTTTCGGTCTTTAGTGATGACAACGGACGAAAACTGTACCCAATCTCTGCAACTCAACTTCTATGAAAAGCACAATCCTCCTCGCATTCGCCGTGATGGCGGGCATTTCGGCCCATGCCGCAGAAAACGCGGACGCGGCAAAAGTCACGGCTGCAATCAGCAAGCTCGAGGCTGCCCCGAATTACAGCTGGACGACGACAACCAAGCTGCCGAATTCGCCATTTGAACCCGGACCTGTCGAGGCCAGGACAGAGAAGGGCGGCTATACACTGATTCGCCAGGACGTCGGCGACAACACCATGGAGGTCGCGTTCAAGGGGACGAACATTGTAATGAAGCAGGACGGTGATTGGCGGCTTCCGGGTGAGCTGGAAGGTTTTCCCGCGATGATGGCAGGCTGGATTGTGCGCAATGGGACGGCGGCTCGTGAAGCCACCAACATGCTGGCAAAGGCCAGGGAATTAAAAGCCGAAGGGGATGTGCTTACATCGGACTACACGAGCGAAGGCGCCACGGCACTGCTTCACTTTGGCCGCGAGACTGGCGCGCCTGCGCCGAAGGACGCCAAGGGATCCATCAAGTTTTGGCTCAAGGACGGAGCGCTGACGAAATTTGAGTCGCACCTGAAGGGCCTCGTTTCGTTTGGCGGCGATGAGCAGGATTTTGAGATGACCCGCACGTTCGACATCAAAGCGGTGGGAACAACCAAAGTCGAAGTTCCCGAGGCAGCCTTGAAGAAACTGGGAGCCAAACCGGCCACCGAACAGAACGCCGAGACGAAGTAGCCTGCTTTTCGCACTCTTCGCAAACGGCGCGGCGGCACATCCTCGCTGCCGCGCCGTGAATCCGTTTACCTCACAACTTCAAAAGCGAAGCCCTTCAGGTATTCCGTTTCGGGAATCATCGGAATGATGGGGTGATCCGGCGATTGCGAATACGTCGCCACGCGCCGCAGGATTTTGTGCGCGTCGTATGCGGCCGACAGGACGGTGTCCTGGAACAGGCTGGCATCCACGTGATGCGAACAACAGAAGGTCGCGAGCGTGCCCCCCGGGCGCAGCAACTTCAGCGCGCGCAAGTGAATCTCCTTGTAACCACGCAAGGCATCGGGCACGGACGCGCGGTTTCGCGTGAATGACGGCGGATCGAGGATGATGAGGTCAAACTTCGGAACGAGCTTCTCGTTCGTCCCGGTCTTGGTCTGCGCCTTCAGCCAGTCGAAGACGTTGGTGACTTCGAGGGAAATCTTGCCTGTTAGGCCATTGATTTCGGCATTGTGGCGGGCGGCGGCGACAGCGTCTTCACTTTGATCCAGAAGATGGACGTGAGCGGCGCCCGCGCTTGCGGCATGCAGACCGAAGCCGCCGACGAAGCTGAAGCAATCCAGGACGTGCCCGCCTTTTGCAAACCGCGCGACGGCTTTATAGCTCGTCTGCTGATCGAGATACATCCCGGTCTTATGCCCGGTGAGAAGATCCGTTTCGAACGACAAACCATTGAGATTCACGCGGACCTTTCCGGATAACTCGCCATCCAGAATTCCGTTCGACTCCGTCAACCCCTCGAACTTCCGTGATGCAACATCGCTCCGTTCGAGAATGGCGCGCGGAGAAAACATGCGCTTCAGCACGTTCACGATCATTTGCTTCCGCTTATCCATGCCGAGCGCGGAGATTTGCAGGACGAGCACATCGTCGTATTTGTCGACAATCAGACCGCTGAGGAAGTCGCTTTCTGCGTTCACAACGCGGAACGACGTGGCCTCGGGCATGTGCCGCGCCCGAACAGCCATGGCATCATCAAACCGTTGTTGAAAGAAGGATTCGTCCACCGTGATGCGATCGGGAGCGAGAATGCGCACGTGAATGCGCGATCGCGAATTGAAGAAACCTGCGCCGAGCAGTCGCTGGCGATGATCCTTCACCTGGACGAGTTCGCCGTCGCCGGCCTGCGCCGTCATGCGCAGGATGGAGGATTGGTAGACCCAGGGATGTCCGGCCACGATGCGATCCGCTTCGCCGGGTTTAAGAATGACCGTTGGCAATGATTCCATAGTTTGTAAACAGGTCCGCGGAACATCCTACAGTTCGCCGCTCGAGGCAAGGCGGACCCGCGAGCGGCGGTCCGCGCGCGCGCAATCGCAACGCTTGCCTCTGTTGGGCGTTTCCGATAAGGAAGAGCCATTCAATTACCCATCCAATCCATATGAAATCCGGACTTTCGAAGTGTTTAGGTGTTTCTGTTGTCCTGGCTGCCACTCTCTGCAACGCCGCCGACGTTCCCGCCGCATCCACAAACTCCAGCGAGAAACTCAGCTACAGCATTGGCATGAGCATTGGATCCAGCATCAAACGCGCTGGTTTTGAAGTGGATCCGGAAATTGTCAGCCGTGCCATCAAAGAGGTTCTCTCTGGTGCCGAATTGAAGATGACCGAGCAGGAGGCGCAACAAACAATCATGGCGCACCAGCAGGAACTTCGCGCGAAGCGTGATCAGGAACGCCAGCAACTGGCGGATAAAAACCGGGCCGCATCGGAGAAGTTCCTCGCCGAGAACAAGCAAAAGGCCGGCATTCGCACCCTCGCCGCAAGCGCCCCGGATGGATCCAGCGGTGAAGCGCAATACCAGGTGGTCGCGGAAGGCGACGGGGAATCGCCCCGGCCCGACGACGTCGTCACTTTCAACTACACGGCAAAAACGATTGATGGCAAGGAAATCGACAGCTCCACGCGGCGCGGGCAGCCGATGCAAACCGTTCTCAAGCACTACCCGCTCGCAGGTGTGCGGGAGGCGCTCCAAAAAATGAAGGCTGGCGGAAAGTGGCAGCTGTTCCTTCCGCCCTCCCTGGCCTTCGGCGACATGGGCGCGCCGAATGTGGAACCCGGGAGTGTCGTTGTGTATGACCTCGAACTCGTCAGCTTCGAAGCGCCTCAGCCGTTGACAAGCGACATCATCAAAGTGCCATCGAAGGAAGAGTTGGATAAAGGCGCGAAGATCGAAGTGATCAAGGCTGAAGACGTGAAGAAGATGCAACAGCAGCAGCAACAACTGCAGCGAAGCAATTCACCGTCTGCGAAGTAGATCCCGGTTACTTGACCGTATTCACCAGGGGCGCAAGCCCCTGAATTCTCACCTCGAGGCGGTCCCCCGATTCGATTGGGCCCACACCTGACGGCGTGCCCGTCAGGATGACGTCCCCTGGCAACAGCGTCATGTTCGTGGAGACGAAGCTCACGATGTCGTAACAATTGAAGATCAATTGGTTGGTGTTCGAATTTTGGCGGAGTTGGCCGTTTTGGAATAATTGAATGGTCAGGTCATGCGGATCGATCTTCGTTTCCACATACGGCCCGAGCGGCGTGAAGGTGTCAAATGACTTGCAGCGCGTCCACTGGCTCTCGGCATTTTGAATGGTGCGATCGCTGATATCCTGGGCGCAGGTGTAACCAAAGATGTAACGCGCGGCGGCGGCAGGTGTTACGTTTCGAACACGGCGTCCTATCACGATGCAGAGTTCGGCCTCGAAATCCGTTCGATGATTCTGAAACGGAACTTCGATCTTGCCCCCGTCAGGAATGAGCGATGTGGTTGCCTTCAGCCAGAAGAGGGGTTCCTTGGGAACGGCTTGCTGAAGCTCGCGGGCGTGATCCGCGTAATTCAGCCCGATCGCGATGACCTTCGATGGCACAACGGGGGTCAAGGTGCGCACGCCTTTCAGCGGAGTGGGCTTGCGATCAAATGAAGGTGAGCCGAATACATCTCCCCGTACCCTGAACAGTTCCCCATCCACAGCCTTCGCGTAGAATATCTCGTCGCCTTTTTGGAATCGACCGATAGCTGCCATAGGGCGGCGCCACTCTACAAACCGCGGCACCGTGCTGCAAGGCGAATCAGGCAACACGCCGGAAGACAAATCTTGGCCATACGGACAAAAAGTGTCTAGTGACGCCTCCGGGGGAATTCTCCAGAATCCTGCAAGCCGCCATTCGGGGCTATTTTGACATGCAAACGCGATTTGATCTCACGCAGTCGGACATTCCCAAAACATGGTACAATCTGCTCGCCGACTACCCTGAACCGATGCCGCCACCCTTGCATCCGGCAACGCGTGAACCGATGCCGCCGCAGGGGCTCGAAGCCATTTTTCCGGCCAACCTGATCGAACAGGAAGTCAGTGTTGAACCGCGGATCGAGATCCCTGAGCCGGTTCGTGAAATCTATGCATTATGGCGGCCGACACCGCTGTTGCGGGCGGTGCGGCTGGAGCGCGCGCTGAATACTCCCGCCCATATCTATTACAAGTACGAAGGTGTCAGCCCCGCTGGCAGCCATAAGGTGAATACTTCCGTCCCGCAGGCATATTTCAACAAAATCGCCGGGACCAAACGGCTGGCGACCGAAACCGGGGCAGGGCAGTGGGGCGCATCGCTCGCGTTCGCCTGCAGCCTCTTCGGCCTTGAATGCAATGTCTACATGGTCAAGGTCAGCTACGACCACAAACCTTACCGCCGCATGCTGATGCACACGTGGGGAGCAACGGTCCACGCAAGCCCAAGCAATCTCACACAGTATGGACGCCAGCTGCTCGCGCAGGATCCGCATTGCCCCGGCAGTTTGGGAATTGCGATCAGTGAAGCCATCGAGGACACCGGCACGCATCCCGACACAAAATACGCGCTTGGAAGCGTGCTGAACCATGTCTGCCTTCACCAGACGGTGATCGGAGAGGAGACCATTCGCCAGATGGAATTGGCGGGAGAAGAGCCTGACGTGATCATTGGCTGTTGCGGCGGCGGGAGCAACTTCGCGGGTATCGCGTTCCCGTTCATGCGACTCAAGCTCCACCAGAAAAAGCAATATCGGATCATCGGCGTCGAACCCTCAGCCTGTCCCACACTGACCCAGGGCAAATTGCGTTATGACTTCGGCGACACTGCTGAGACCACTCCGTTGATGATGATGTACACCCTCGGGCACAAGTTCATGCCGCCTTCAATTCATGCGGGCGGCCTGCGGTATCACGGAATGTCGCCGATGGTCAGTCACGCGCTGCGCCTGGGATTGATGGAAGCGCAGGCTGTCGCGCAAACGAAAGTTTTCG of Verrucomicrobiia bacterium contains these proteins:
- a CDS encoding class I SAM-dependent rRNA methyltransferase: MESLPTVILKPGEADRIVAGHPWVYQSSILRMTAQAGDGELVQVKDHRQRLLGAGFFNSRSRIHVRILAPDRITVDESFFQQRFDDAMAVRARHMPEATSFRVVNAESDFLSGLIVDKYDDVLVLQISALGMDKRKQMIVNVLKRMFSPRAILERSDVASRKFEGLTESNGILDGELSGKVRVNLNGLSFETDLLTGHKTGMYLDQQTSYKAVARFAKGGHVLDCFSFVGGFGLHAASAGAAHVHLLDQSEDAVAAARHNAEINGLTGKISLEVTNVFDWLKAQTKTGTNEKLVPKFDLIILDPPSFTRNRASVPDALRGYKEIHLRALKLLRPGGTLATFCCSHHVDASLFQDTVLSAAYDAHKILRRVATYSQSPDHPIIPMIPETEYLKGFAFEVVR
- a CDS encoding FKBP-type peptidyl-prolyl cis-trans isomerase N-terminal domain-containing protein, encoding MKSGLSKCLGVSVVLAATLCNAADVPAASTNSSEKLSYSIGMSIGSSIKRAGFEVDPEIVSRAIKEVLSGAELKMTEQEAQQTIMAHQQELRAKRDQERQQLADKNRAASEKFLAENKQKAGIRTLAASAPDGSSGEAQYQVVAEGDGESPRPDDVVTFNYTAKTIDGKEIDSSTRRGQPMQTVLKHYPLAGVREALQKMKAGGKWQLFLPPSLAFGDMGAPNVEPGSVVVYDLELVSFEAPQPLTSDIIKVPSKEELDKGAKIEVIKAEDVKKMQQQQQQLQRSNSPSAK
- a CDS encoding fumarylacetoacetate hydrolase family protein, producing MAAIGRFQKGDEIFYAKAVDGELFRVRGDVFGSPSFDRKPTPLKGVRTLTPVVPSKVIAIGLNYADHARELQQAVPKEPLFWLKATTSLIPDGGKIEVPFQNHRTDFEAELCIVIGRRVRNVTPAAAARYIFGYTCAQDISDRTIQNAESQWTRCKSFDTFTPLGPYVETKIDPHDLTIQLFQNGQLRQNSNTNQLIFNCYDIVSFVSTNMTLLPGDVILTGTPSGVGPIESGDRLEVRIQGLAPLVNTVK
- a CDS encoding TrpB-like pyridoxal phosphate-dependent enzyme — protein: MQTRFDLTQSDIPKTWYNLLADYPEPMPPPLHPATREPMPPQGLEAIFPANLIEQEVSVEPRIEIPEPVREIYALWRPTPLLRAVRLERALNTPAHIYYKYEGVSPAGSHKVNTSVPQAYFNKIAGTKRLATETGAGQWGASLAFACSLFGLECNVYMVKVSYDHKPYRRMLMHTWGATVHASPSNLTQYGRQLLAQDPHCPGSLGIAISEAIEDTGTHPDTKYALGSVLNHVCLHQTVIGEETIRQMELAGEEPDVIIGCCGGGSNFAGIAFPFMRLKLHQKKQYRIIGVEPSACPTLTQGKLRYDFGDTAETTPLMMMYTLGHKFMPPSIHAGGLRYHGMSPMVSHALRLGLMEAQAVAQTKVFEAAALFARTEGLVPAPESAHAIASAIDQAIEAREAGCKRVIVFNLSGHGLLDLSAFESYFHGKLQDV